From the Desulfobacterales bacterium genome, the window TATGTCTTGAAAATGTCTCAAAATGCGTTTATACCGCTTTCTATAGTAATGTTCCGAAACAATGAATTGCGGTATAAACGGTTGTAGAAAAAAACGTTGGGATAACGGAACGTTTTTTTGACAACCGCTATATAAGCTCCGCATTGTATAAAAGATTTCGAAACGCTAAACAACAATAAGGGGATTGGATGAAACGATCAGTGATTACCGGCACCGGGCGCTATGTCCCTCCGCGGGTGGTAACAAACAACGATCTGGCCCAGTGGATGGACACGTCCGATGAGTGGATCCAGCAGCGAAGCGGTATTATCAAGCGACATTGGGTGCCGGAGGAGGGCGGCGTTGGATCATCTGATTTGGGGCTTGAAGCTGCCAAAATAGCCCTTAAGCGGGCAAACTGGCAGCCCCAAGACATCGATATGATCATTTTTGCGACACTGAGTCCGGATATTTATTTTCCGGGGTCCGGCTGTCTGCTGCAACACAAGCTGGGGCTTGAGACAACGCCCGCGCTTGACATTCGTCAGCAATGCTCCGGGTTTTTATATGGAATGACAACCGCCGATGCATATATTCGCAGCGGTCTGGCCAATCGCATCCTGTTTGTGGGGGCAGAGGTTCACAGTACCGGTCTGAACATCTCAACAGCGGGCCGGGATGTCACCGTTCTATTCGGTGACGGCGCCGGAGCTGTATGCCTGGAAGGGGTAGAAAGCGACGTTGAAGTCGGCATCCTGGGTTCGGCCCTGCATGCCCAAGATGAATTTGCCACGAGCCTGATGATTGAAGCACCCTCCCATCGGCTGAAGAAAAGCATCACCGCAGACATGCTCAAGGAGGGGCGGCAGTATCCGGTGATGGATGGCCGGGCTGTTTTTAAAAATGCCGTCCGGCGGCTTCCGCTGGTTGCACAGGAAGTTCTCCAAAAAACCGGCCTTTCAAAGGAAGATATTGATCTGTTTATACCGCACCAGGCCAATTTGCGCATCAATCAGGCGTTTCAGGAGGCGATGAAGCTGCCGGAAGAAAAAGTCTACCACAACATCCAGCAATACGGCAACACCACCGCTGCCAGCATTCCCATTGCATTTGATGAGGCCCTTGAAAAAAAGATCATTCAATCCGGCAGCACCGTCCTTTTTCTGGGGCTCGGGTCGGGACTGACCTGGGGGGCTGTGATATACCGGCTGCCTTAAGGGTAAATCCAAATCCCGAAGACAACCGCATCCGTAAATGATTTAGGACCAGACCCGGCTATCCGCCCGGAGGGAATCAGTTTGGAAAATATTTCCATTTCTTTTCGAATCCCGGGGATGTCCGGCGGCTGAATCGGAATGTAATTATGACAACGGCTTTATCTAACCGTCTTTAAAGCTTGGAAGGTGTCGCGGATTACCTCTTCAGACACTTGCGCCATTGCAAGACTCATCGCTTCTGATAATGATTTTGGATTTTTTTGCAAAGTCGGTTTCCGGGTCCGGTAGGTTTTCTGAAAAATGATGCGCTTGCCGACGTCCGGTTCGTTTTCTTTAATCAAAGCGATGGTGATGGACAGTACAGCTTCCCATGAATCCGGATTGTCCTGTTCAAAGAATTCATCAACAGCACCCGCCAGCAGATAATCGCAGCTAAATCCGTCTTCGTGACTGAACACTGCTTTAAAGAGCACTGAATGCTGCAAATCCCGCTTGAGAAGGTAAGTGATCGTGTCTCCCGGGTTGGCGCGCCATTTTCGGTAATAATATTCATTACGGGCAAACGCTTTGTCCCGATAAATGATTTTATTGGAATTGTATAAAGGGGAAACCTGGAACCGGCTGATTTTAATGGTAAACGGGATTTTTTCGGATTCATTTGACACTTGGGGCGGGTCGTATTCAAGGGTATAAAAATCTATTTTTTTGCTGGGCTGCCCGACGCTTGCGCAAGCGCTTAAGAGCAGGGCGGCGATCATGACAAATAGAGACGATTTTAAAGCAGCATTCATGATTCAGATCTCCGTAGGATTTTAGTACCGATGGCCACTATATGGGTTGAACCTTCCTGACAGCGGCTACCGTTTTTGAAAGGCATCCGGTTCGGTCTGCCTGGGGGCCGGCGGTTCACCGAACAGCAGCTGCGATGGTTGCTCGGCAATACTTTCTGAGAAAATTTTTAAATTATCAACTGTTATTTCAAGTTGCTGCATGATAACGAGCAGCCGCGGCTGCAGCTCTGAAAAGGTGCTGCCGCCTTTTTTTATCAGCCGGTTTCCTGCTGTTAACAGGTCTTCAAGATTTTTAACGCTCCGGTTGAAGCCGGAAATCGCTTCCGTTAACGCCGCTTTGTTTCCGCTGACGATCTGGCTTAACTGCTTCACCGCGGTATCTGCATTCTGTATAAAACGATTGGCTTCATTCACGGCCGAGCCTATTCCTTTTTCATTTGCAGCCAGCATGTTATCAAAGCGCTTAAGGGTATCATGGGCTGTGCCCATGACTGATTCTGCCGATCGCGCCGCGTTGTCCATGCGGCTCTGGGTATCATTTAAAATGCTGTTGATGTTGTTCAGTGTGTTGCGAATATCGGCTGAAATTTCCTTGATCTGGATGTCGTCTACGCTGCGGTCGATTTTTCCAAGAGTTGCCTTGGCGCTGTCCGTCAGTCCCTTGCCGTCAATGGATTTAAACTGTTTCAATACTTCATCGACACCTTCAAGCAACAATTTGATTTCCGACGGCTTGGTGGCGATCACAGGATAATCGGGCTCAAAGGTGAGCTTCGGGACTATTTCCGGATCACTCTTATTTTTACGATCGAGTTCCAGGAACATGATTCCGGTGATGCCGATGGATTTAAGTTGAGCGACGATATCTTCCATGGCTTCTTTTTCTGTTTCAGGTTCCAATTTTGATTCTATTTTCATAATGACCTGAACCAGGGTGCCGTCCGGGGCCACGCTCACACTTTTAACCCTGCCGACCGGGACGCCCCGGTATTTGACAGGAGAATCTCTGTCCAGCCCTTGAATGGATTCATCAAAATAGGCCACGTAATGCTGGCCTTTTTCCAGGTACTTGGACATTCCCAGCCATATGATCGCTATGATCGTAATGGCCAGTCCAATGGCGATGAACAGTCCGACTGTAAATTTGGTTTTGATCGATGCCATTTCTAATTACCGGTTTGGGTTGCAGATCGGCGTACCGATTAAGGAATTTTCGGACATATGGATTGTCGCTGTGCGCTTTTAGAAATCTTGGATTCCCTTCGGCGATGATCCCTTTGGTGTTTTTGTCGAGCATGATGACGCGTTCGGCAATACCGAGAATACTGTAAAGCTCGTGAGTTACAACTATCATAGTGGTGCCGCTGTTCTTG encodes:
- a CDS encoding ketoacyl-ACP synthase III, whose translation is MKRSVITGTGRYVPPRVVTNNDLAQWMDTSDEWIQQRSGIIKRHWVPEEGGVGSSDLGLEAAKIALKRANWQPQDIDMIIFATLSPDIYFPGSGCLLQHKLGLETTPALDIRQQCSGFLYGMTTADAYIRSGLANRILFVGAEVHSTGLNISTAGRDVTVLFGDGAGAVCLEGVESDVEVGILGSALHAQDEFATSLMIEAPSHRLKKSITADMLKEGRQYPVMDGRAVFKNAVRRLPLVAQEVLQKTGLSKEDIDLFIPHQANLRINQAFQEAMKLPEEKVYHNIQQYGNTTAASIPIAFDEALEKKIIQSGSTVLFLGLGSGLTWGAVIYRLP
- a CDS encoding ABC-type transport auxiliary lipoprotein family protein; translation: MNAALKSSLFVMIAALLLSACASVGQPSKKIDFYTLEYDPPQVSNESEKIPFTIKISRFQVSPLYNSNKIIYRDKAFARNEYYYRKWRANPGDTITYLLKRDLQHSVLFKAVFSHEDGFSCDYLLAGAVDEFFEQDNPDSWEAVLSITIALIKENEPDVGKRIIFQKTYRTRKPTLQKNPKSLSEAMSLAMAQVSEEVIRDTFQALKTVR
- a CDS encoding MlaD family protein encodes the protein MSKYLEKGQHYVAYFDESIQGLDRDSPVKYRGVPVGRVKSVSVAPDGTLVQVIMKIESKLEPETEKEAMEDIVAQLKSIGITGIMFLELDRKNKSDPEIVPKLTFEPDYPVIATKPSEIKLLLEGVDEVLKQFKSIDGKGLTDSAKATLGKIDRSVDDIQIKEISADIRNTLNNINSILNDTQSRMDNAARSAESVMGTAHDTLKRFDNMLAANEKGIGSAVNEANRFIQNADTAVKQLSQIVSGNKAALTEAISGFNRSVKNLEDLLTAGNRLIKKGGSTFSELQPRLLVIMQQLEITVDNLKIFSESIAEQPSQLLFGEPPAPRQTEPDAFQKR